From Oscillatoria sp. FACHB-1407, a single genomic window includes:
- a CDS encoding radical SAM protein, with product MQTATTHSVSSVYGPVKSWRFGRSLGIDPIGTVSTCSFNCVYCQLGEIQHQQCDRQVFISTHRIQQDLLSFAPWDVDVITLSGSGEPTLALNLGEILTMTKYLTAKPVGVLTNGSLLNQAAVRAELAIADQVSIKLDAISTDQLRRVNRPAAQVNLPEIWTGLYLFRQEYRGHLSVQTMLLAPWDEALQTRYIRWMQTLLPDEIQLNTPTRPKPLTHQINARGNHTPEQSYPTRSLKTVDAEVLKQFGDRIESTIGIPVRYPLRKSH from the coding sequence ATGCAAACGGCAACGACACACTCGGTTTCTTCGGTCTACGGTCCTGTGAAGTCCTGGCGATTTGGGCGATCGCTTGGGATTGATCCAATCGGTACAGTGTCTACTTGCTCATTTAATTGCGTTTACTGCCAATTGGGTGAGATTCAACATCAACAGTGCGATCGCCAGGTGTTTATTTCAACTCATCGCATTCAACAGGACTTGTTGTCATTTGCTCCCTGGGATGTCGATGTGATTACCTTGAGCGGCAGTGGTGAACCCACGTTAGCCCTCAATCTGGGCGAAATTTTGACAATGACAAAATACCTCACGGCAAAGCCTGTCGGTGTTCTCACCAACGGTAGCCTGTTAAACCAGGCTGCGGTACGAGCGGAGTTGGCGATCGCGGATCAGGTATCCATCAAATTAGATGCGATTTCAACTGACCAACTGCGGCGAGTCAATCGTCCTGCGGCGCAAGTCAACCTACCTGAGATCTGGACAGGTTTATATCTGTTTCGGCAGGAATATCGGGGGCATCTCTCTGTGCAAACCATGCTACTCGCTCCCTGGGATGAAGCCCTACAAACGCGATACATCCGCTGGATGCAAACGCTGTTGCCCGATGAAATTCAACTGAATACGCCAACCCGTCCCAAACCCCTGACTCACCAAATTAATGCACGGGGGAACCATACCCCAGAACAGTCTTACCCAACCCGCTCACTTAAGACGGTTGATGCAGAGGTGTTGAAACAGTTCGGCGATCGCATTGAGAGCACGATTGGCATCCCTGTCCGCTATCCCCTGAGAAAAAGCCATTAA
- a CDS encoding 4Fe-4S single cluster domain-containing protein produces MPHVNHPSYEKLFEIPPGYLNIMGYVDASEVNGPGCRAVIWVQGCLRECPGCFNPDSWSFEMNELVAVDVLVDRILSNHQNEGVTFSGGEPFWQAPALAQLAHRVRVAGLNVMSFSGFTLEQLKGEYAPAGAQSLLNELDVLIDGPYVESLAIHSPTSLVSSCNQRVHVFNPDLRDRLTWASDQIEIHVLKDGSRIVTGYRGQMNLFENDL; encoded by the coding sequence ATGCCACACGTCAATCACCCATCCTATGAAAAGTTATTTGAAATTCCTCCGGGGTATCTCAACATCATGGGATATGTGGATGCATCGGAAGTCAATGGCCCAGGCTGCCGTGCAGTGATATGGGTGCAGGGATGTCTGCGGGAATGCCCTGGTTGCTTCAACCCAGATTCCTGGTCGTTTGAGATGAACGAACTGGTTGCTGTTGATGTGCTGGTCGATCGCATCCTGAGTAATCACCAGAATGAGGGAGTTACCTTTTCAGGAGGAGAACCCTTCTGGCAAGCTCCTGCCCTGGCACAGTTGGCACATCGGGTTAGAGTAGCTGGGCTGAATGTTATGTCCTTCAGTGGCTTTACGTTGGAACAATTAAAAGGAGAGTATGCTCCAGCAGGTGCTCAGTCGCTCTTGAATGAGCTTGATGTTCTCATTGATGGTCCTTATGTTGAGTCGTTAGCGATTCATTCACCTACCTCGCTTGTCTCATCTTGCAATCAACGAGTCCATGTGTTTAATCCTGATTTGCGCGATCGCTTAACCTGGGCAAGTGATCAGATCGAAATTCATGTGCTCAAGGATGGAAGCCGGATCGTTACAGGCTATCGAGGGCAAATGAATTTGTTTGAGAACGACTTGTGA
- a CDS encoding nSTAND1 domain-containing NTPase, with the protein MTDLFHPEDVATHNEESLRTLSRAIAFSQGRFSLILVRCNYNWVQEQIRQRLRDECPIPIRELSLHNTEKTLYTFIKTQLGQAQPQALMILGLNAVKDLDDLLTATNQVRDEFRKSFNFPLILWVNDAIVQKLSRLAPDFNSWAGVPIRFAIATDPLIKLLKEQADGLFEQATNVGAGRVPRSSALYLETDSFTQPELKIALADLQKRHQELDLDLAASLEFILGLDAYANNQLDKAYQHYQKSLGFWKADTSENDTSKRRRACVLFYLGLWWRRYAALNRAEFNLACLRSRDYYQQCINGLLHDNHLDLAAKFIIALGEVLQRLGEWEELAAIAHTAVRLHQQSHDWVRLAYSYSLLAEVALARELWQEAEHYANLALRANDRFPDPDQDNQYRYSELDWARPHYRSLYQLLLAQAQYHLGLLPEAVENLETAMRICRHAYDPLLYTRILEALRSLYYQQGEYLKAFETKQEQRSIEQQYSLRAFLGAGRLKAERQVINPAIVQIEAANSGDSGFSQTPSASAQPIAIAQEISASGRQWDVDRLLERLSSRQYNLTIIHGQSGVGKSSIINAGLVPALEQKPIEARNPLPIVLTIYTDWIRELGNLLSRALAKRNIRWKMPKHEEPSIQHLLDCLRANADQQSLLTVLIFDQFEEFFFIYPDLSHRRSFFEFFGECLKLPFVKVVFSVREDYLHHLLECERLQLDDVTNNILSRDNRYPLGNFSAVDARLIVQRLTQRSQFSLEPALIEQLVQDLAQESGEVRPIELQLVGAQLQEDDIVTLSQYRALGNNPKEKLVERFLEQVVEDCGPPNKQLANLVLYLLTDEKGTRPLRTLDELTESLAKLAVNLTIDFNSLDKTLNTLNELTKNLSHLTVNSTGGTEQLDLILKILVNSGLVQFLPEVPAPRYQLVHDYLVPLIRKKQQPALLKQISELRRLEKQRQAEIEQLQRDKELLKARAREAELQAKLKRTRKEQRLTFAIAGMGTLLAVLTAGTVSYTYWQAIAEINARTSQSSALLSSDDQLGALVASIRAGRNLQDMITTSTSLEITTLSVMQNVIYSVQEYNRLIGHESWVDQASFSPDGRVIASASADNTVRLWSMDGQLLHTLRGHTNRVNSVSFSPDGQTIASASDDGTVKLWNLEGQELRSLRGHTRPVTSVSFSPDGATIASASDDNTINLWNRDGTPIRTLVEHTDRVKAVSFSQDGTLVSASWDGTVMLWSAEGILLAVLEHGSRVTTVSISADGGIIASGGMDNTVKLWNRQGELLQVLLKHNDRITGLSFSVDGNRLATASADNTVTIWTQNNTSEFEPIRTWRVDQAISVSFGLGDRLATTDGNNMIRLWKLDGIQPTTLQEPEVSLASMSFSPNGQTIATGGIVINSNQSNALDASENNGALILWGLDGRQKAHFVANSSVDSISYSPDGERIATAENPPPAIAITAEGTVTATSAKPGQIRVWNLNGDELLSIDTPGKISSVSFSPSNTAVSSEVRGVLLAAAITTSDVDPDGDRKPVGVVTLWNLEGDEIHSFQAHNDEITSLSFSPDGTVIATSSVDNTVKLWNLQGENLATLRGHTNRVNSVSFSPDGRTIASASTDTTVRLWHRDGRYLKTLEGHFSAVTTTVFHPDSKLLASASSDGSIHLWNVETGNLLATLKRDDSAIAALSFSRDGRTIASASADAVVLWDFNVDVLLERGCDWLQDYLHHSSSISESDRTLCDPITP; encoded by the coding sequence AGATCTAGACGATCTCCTTACGGCTACCAATCAGGTGCGTGATGAGTTTCGCAAGAGTTTCAACTTTCCGCTGATTTTGTGGGTGAATGATGCGATCGTGCAGAAATTGTCGCGGTTAGCACCCGACTTTAACAGTTGGGCAGGCGTACCCATTCGCTTTGCGATCGCCACTGATCCCCTGATCAAACTCCTTAAAGAACAGGCAGATGGGCTATTTGAACAGGCAACAAATGTTGGGGCAGGTCGTGTTCCCCGTAGCTCAGCTCTCTATTTAGAAACGGACTCGTTCACCCAACCAGAGTTAAAAATTGCGCTGGCAGATCTGCAAAAACGTCATCAGGAACTTGATCTCGATCTGGCAGCCAGTCTGGAATTTATTTTGGGGTTGGATGCCTACGCCAATAACCAGCTAGACAAGGCATATCAGCACTATCAAAAGAGCCTGGGCTTTTGGAAAGCAGACACCTCCGAGAATGACACTTCCAAGCGGCGACGCGCCTGTGTGTTGTTTTATCTGGGGCTGTGGTGGCGGCGTTATGCGGCTTTAAACCGAGCCGAGTTTAACCTGGCGTGTTTGCGATCGCGCGACTACTATCAGCAATGCATTAATGGGTTGTTGCATGACAACCATCTCGACCTGGCAGCTAAATTTATCATTGCTCTGGGGGAGGTGTTGCAGCGGTTGGGCGAATGGGAAGAGTTAGCGGCGATCGCCCACACGGCTGTGCGGTTGCATCAACAGTCTCATGACTGGGTGCGGCTTGCCTACAGCTATAGCCTGCTGGCAGAGGTCGCGTTAGCTCGTGAATTGTGGCAAGAGGCAGAACACTACGCCAATCTTGCACTCCGGGCAAATGACCGCTTTCCCGATCCCGATCAAGACAACCAATATCGCTACTCTGAATTAGATTGGGCACGTCCTCACTACCGCAGTCTCTATCAGTTATTGCTGGCGCAGGCGCAATATCATCTGGGGCTATTGCCAGAGGCGGTGGAAAATCTGGAGACAGCCATGAGAATCTGTCGCCATGCTTATGATCCGCTGTTGTATACCCGTATTCTCGAAGCGTTGCGATCGCTCTATTACCAGCAAGGGGAGTATCTCAAAGCCTTTGAGACAAAGCAGGAACAGCGATCCATTGAGCAGCAATATAGCCTCAGAGCCTTTTTAGGGGCGGGTCGGCTCAAGGCAGAGCGACAGGTCATTAATCCGGCGATCGTGCAGATTGAGGCTGCCAATAGTGGTGACTCAGGATTTAGCCAGACCCCCAGCGCATCGGCTCAACCCATTGCGATCGCTCAGGAAATCTCTGCTTCCGGGCGACAATGGGATGTCGATCGACTGCTGGAGCGGCTCAGTAGCCGTCAATATAACCTGACGATCATTCACGGACAATCTGGAGTTGGCAAAAGCTCAATTATCAATGCGGGGTTAGTGCCTGCTCTGGAGCAAAAACCAATTGAGGCACGCAATCCACTCCCCATTGTGTTGACTATTTATACGGATTGGATTCGTGAGTTGGGCAACTTGCTGTCAAGAGCACTGGCAAAGCGTAACATTCGCTGGAAAATGCCAAAGCACGAGGAACCCAGCATTCAACATCTGCTGGATTGTTTGCGGGCGAATGCCGATCAGCAGAGTTTATTAACGGTGTTGATCTTTGACCAATTTGAAGAATTTTTCTTTATTTATCCCGATTTGTCTCATCGGCGATCGTTCTTTGAATTCTTTGGTGAATGTCTCAAGTTACCTTTTGTCAAAGTTGTGTTCTCGGTACGGGAAGACTATTTGCACCACTTGTTAGAGTGTGAACGGTTACAACTGGATGATGTCACCAACAACATTTTGAGTCGCGATAATCGCTATCCACTCGGCAACTTTTCGGCAGTGGATGCCCGATTAATTGTGCAACGCCTGACGCAGCGATCGCAGTTCTCTCTGGAGCCTGCCCTGATTGAGCAGTTGGTTCAAGATTTGGCACAAGAATCGGGTGAGGTGCGTCCCATTGAGCTCCAACTGGTGGGTGCCCAGTTGCAGGAAGATGACATCGTTACCCTCTCCCAATATCGGGCATTGGGCAACAACCCCAAGGAGAAATTAGTCGAACGGTTTTTAGAGCAGGTCGTCGAAGATTGTGGACCGCCTAACAAACAACTGGCGAACCTAGTGCTCTACTTACTCACCGATGAGAAGGGCACTCGTCCCTTGAGAACTCTGGATGAGCTAACCGAAAGTCTGGCAAAGCTGGCAGTAAACCTGACCATCGACTTTAACTCCCTCGACAAAACTCTGAATACGCTCAACGAGTTAACTAAAAATCTGTCTCATTTAACGGTTAACTCGACTGGGGGAACCGAGCAGCTTGACTTGATTCTCAAAATTCTGGTCAACTCTGGGTTAGTGCAATTTCTACCAGAGGTGCCCGCCCCTCGCTATCAGTTGGTTCACGACTATCTGGTGCCGTTGATTCGTAAAAAACAACAACCTGCTCTGCTGAAGCAGATTTCAGAACTGCGCCGACTCGAAAAGCAGCGACAGGCAGAAATTGAGCAACTGCAACGGGACAAAGAACTGTTAAAAGCCAGGGCACGCGAAGCCGAGTTGCAAGCTAAGCTGAAACGCACTCGCAAGGAGCAACGCCTCACCTTTGCGATCGCAGGGATGGGCACTTTGCTGGCAGTTTTGACGGCAGGAACCGTTTCCTATACGTACTGGCAGGCGATCGCTGAAATTAATGCCAGAACCTCCCAATCCTCAGCCCTGTTGTCATCCGATGATCAGCTTGGTGCGTTGGTTGCCAGCATTCGTGCAGGACGAAACCTGCAAGACATGATTACCACTTCAACCTCGCTTGAGATCACAACCCTCAGTGTGATGCAAAACGTCATTTACTCGGTGCAGGAATATAATCGCCTCATCGGTCACGAGTCGTGGGTTGACCAGGCCAGCTTTAGCCCCGATGGTCGTGTTATTGCCTCTGCCAGTGCCGACAACACGGTGCGTCTGTGGAGCATGGATGGGCAACTGTTACACACCCTCAGAGGACACACCAACCGAGTCAACAGTGTTAGTTTTAGCCCAGATGGTCAGACGATCGCCTCTGCCAGTGATGATGGCACCGTGAAGCTGTGGAACCTGGAGGGTCAGGAACTGCGGAGTTTGCGAGGGCATACGCGCCCAGTCACCAGCGTCAGCTTTAGTCCGGATGGCGCAACGATCGCCTCTGCCAGTGATGACAATACCATTAACCTGTGGAATAGAGACGGAACCCCGATACGGACGCTAGTTGAGCACACCGATCGGGTGAAAGCGGTGAGTTTCAGTCAGGATGGAACGCTGGTATCTGCCAGTTGGGATGGCACGGTCATGCTCTGGAGTGCAGAGGGAATTCTCTTGGCGGTGCTCGAACACGGTAGCCGTGTCACGACCGTGAGCATCAGTGCCGATGGTGGCATCATTGCTTCGGGTGGCATGGACAACACGGTGAAACTGTGGAATCGTCAGGGAGAATTGCTGCAAGTTCTTCTTAAGCACAACGATCGCATCACTGGACTCAGCTTCAGCGTCGATGGCAACCGATTAGCCACAGCCAGTGCCGATAACACAGTGACAATCTGGACACAAAATAACACTTCTGAGTTTGAGCCAATTAGAACCTGGAGAGTCGATCAAGCGATCAGCGTTAGTTTTGGGTTGGGCGATCGCTTAGCAACGACCGATGGCAACAACATGATTCGCCTATGGAAGTTGGATGGCATCCAACCGACCACCCTACAGGAGCCAGAAGTTTCACTGGCTAGTATGAGCTTTAGCCCCAATGGTCAAACTATCGCGACTGGCGGAATTGTCATAAATTCCAATCAATCAAACGCACTCGATGCATCAGAAAACAATGGAGCACTGATCTTGTGGGGGTTAGACGGTCGGCAAAAGGCTCATTTTGTCGCCAATAGCAGCGTTGACAGTATCAGCTATAGCCCTGATGGGGAGCGTATTGCAACTGCTGAAAACCCTCCTCCCGCCATTGCTATCACCGCCGAAGGAACGGTCACCGCTACCTCTGCCAAACCGGGACAGATTCGCGTGTGGAACCTGAATGGCGATGAGTTGCTCAGCATCGACACCCCCGGCAAAATTAGCAGCGTCAGTTTTAGCCCCAGCAACACTGCCGTTTCCTCAGAGGTACGCGGAGTATTACTGGCGGCAGCCATTACAACGTCAGACGTTGACCCTGATGGCGATCGCAAACCTGTTGGCGTGGTCACTCTATGGAATTTGGAAGGCGATGAAATCCATTCCTTCCAGGCACACAATGACGAGATCACCAGCCTTAGCTTTAGTCCGGATGGCACCGTTATTGCAACCAGCAGTGTAGACAACACCGTTAAATTGTGGAATTTGCAAGGAGAAAATCTGGCAACTCTGAGAGGACACACAAACCGCGTCAACAGCGTTAGTTTTAGTCCGGATGGTCGCACGATTGCCTCTGCCAGCACTGACACAACCGTTCGATTGTGGCATCGCGATGGTCGCTATCTCAAAACCTTAGAAGGTCATTTTAGTGCCGTGACTACCACTGTCTTTCATCCAGATAGCAAGCTACTTGCCTCGGCTAGCTCAGATGGCAGCATCCATCTCTGGAACGTAGAAACTGGCAACTTGTTAGCGACGCTGAAACGCGATGATAGTGCGATCGCAGCATTAAGCTTTAGCCGCGATGGTCGCACGATTGCCTCTGCCAGTGCAGATGCTGTTGTGTTGTGGGACTTTAATGTAGATGTTTTGCTAGAACGGGGATGCGACTGGTTGCAGGACTATTTGCACCACAGTAGTAGCATTAGCGAAAGCGATCGCACACTGTGTGATCCAATAACTCCGTAA
- a CDS encoding response regulator transcription factor: MHKIAIVDDSEVWCMAIAYLLHRAGYAVATFTDAHTFFQDAKHFDLALIDFSMPSRSYQKEMDGCELIHLVKKSLEEPPILVLISAFFTKLIIPQVVDLCPEADAHWDKSISTEELLVQIQNLLSQRNTSHSKSTSPQAKKSS, encoded by the coding sequence ATGCACAAGATAGCTATAGTGGACGACAGCGAAGTCTGGTGCATGGCGATCGCCTATCTATTGCACCGAGCGGGTTACGCTGTTGCGACCTTTACGGATGCTCACACATTTTTCCAGGATGCTAAACATTTTGATTTAGCTCTAATCGATTTCTCAATGCCGTCTCGTAGTTATCAAAAAGAGATGGATGGTTGTGAGTTGATCCATTTAGTTAAAAAGAGTTTAGAAGAACCTCCCATCCTCGTTTTAATCTCTGCTTTTTTTACAAAGCTAATTATTCCGCAAGTTGTTGATCTTTGCCCCGAAGCGGATGCCCATTGGGATAAGTCCATTTCCACAGAGGAACTTCTGGTGCAAATTCAAAACCTGCTATCTCAAAGAAATACGTCACACTCCAAGAGCACTTCGCCCCAAGCTAAGAAATCTTCGTAG
- a CDS encoding GlsB/YeaQ/YmgE family stress response membrane protein: protein MNILAWIVLGLIAGAIAKAIYPGQQGGSILGTLLLGIIGAFIGGSLYALLTTGTLTIASAGLSLGGILVSVVGAIIALWLYYAFTSRRRVY from the coding sequence ATGAACATTTTGGCTTGGATTGTATTGGGTTTAATTGCAGGTGCGATCGCTAAGGCTATCTACCCTGGTCAACAAGGCGGTAGCATCCTGGGTACACTGCTCCTCGGTATCATCGGTGCCTTTATCGGTGGTAGCCTCTACGCTCTGCTCACGACCGGAACTCTCACGATCGCCTCAGCAGGGCTGAGCCTGGGTGGCATTCTGGTTTCTGTAGTTGGTGCAATTATCGCATTGTGGCTGTACTACGCCTTCACTTCTCGCCGTCGGGTGTACTAA
- a CDS encoding EamA family transporter translates to MTRTHQYRNAFGFAAIALAATLWAIAAIVASQLFAAGVTPLQLAMARAVIAAIGLGAINHWTGQSRHWRDWRIVILGLSLALVTLAYYIAIERLSVAVAVVIQYTAPALIVILSAARLGRLPSWATSIAAAIALLGVVFVSGLGTDELRVDAVGLIAAGLSAIFFASYTLFSEALVDRYGAIGVMFRGFVVSSLLWLMIQLPQGMPSEIFQAQTLPGIVFVGIGGTLIPFSLLCWGIQQVRAERGAIAATLEPVMAAGLAWFALGQALTPLQLMGSLLVIIAVTLLQIQKGDRSPQPGI, encoded by the coding sequence ATGACACGGACTCATCAATATCGCAATGCCTTCGGTTTTGCGGCGATCGCATTAGCTGCAACCCTATGGGCGATCGCCGCGATTGTGGCAAGTCAACTATTTGCGGCGGGGGTGACCCCTCTACAGTTGGCAATGGCGCGTGCGGTCATTGCAGCGATCGGACTGGGAGCGATTAACCATTGGACTGGGCAGTCCCGGCATTGGCGGGATTGGCGGATTGTCATCCTGGGCTTGTCTCTGGCACTGGTGACTCTGGCGTATTACATTGCGATTGAGCGGTTATCGGTGGCGGTGGCGGTTGTGATTCAATACACGGCTCCGGCGTTGATCGTAATTCTCAGTGCGGCAAGGCTGGGGCGGTTGCCGTCATGGGCAACGAGTATTGCTGCTGCCATTGCTCTGTTGGGAGTCGTGTTTGTATCGGGTTTGGGCACTGATGAGTTACGGGTCGATGCAGTCGGGCTGATTGCCGCCGGATTGAGTGCCATTTTCTTTGCCAGTTACACCTTATTCAGTGAGGCTCTGGTTGATCGCTATGGAGCAATCGGAGTCATGTTTCGTGGATTTGTTGTCTCTAGCTTGCTGTGGCTTATGATTCAACTACCACAGGGAATGCCCTCAGAAATCTTTCAAGCTCAGACGCTTCCCGGCATCGTGTTTGTTGGCATTGGAGGCACCCTCATCCCCTTTAGTTTGTTATGTTGGGGCATTCAACAGGTGCGGGCAGAACGGGGGGCGATCGCCGCAACTTTAGAGCCTGTCATGGCAGCAGGATTAGCCTGGTTTGCGCTGGGGCAGGCACTTACCCCTCTACAACTGATGGGAAGTTTGTTGGTCATCATCGCGGTAACTCTCCTGCAAATTCAGAAGGGCGATCGCTCACCACAACCGGGAATTTGA